The Glycine soja cultivar W05 chromosome 8, ASM419377v2, whole genome shotgun sequence genome has a window encoding:
- the LOC114423947 gene encoding zinc finger protein 3-like, with product MESNVKAKSNHGKVSASASASNKSPAMKKDLICKYCNKKFNNYQALGGHQNAHKNERAAAQKQKILSMASAYNKNSYADGFVNSNQSYGFGGKILGVSPLSMTRFKPHYYSNWSHNHMSHVAWPRHQILNSVQPTIHQLQTLMMADQGSGFYRHHKSYQQPLSFPILREGAVLNSGSQSELLNPSLCYKGNNFGQASNSSIIPQNGIIEGSEDLNIKTSGEAKNSFSSMLANGDVMELDLTLKI from the coding sequence atggaaaGCAATGTTAAAGCAAAAAGCAATCATGGAAAAGTTTctgcttctgcatcagcatcaAATAAGTCACCAGCAATGAAGAAGGATTTAATTTGCAAGTATTGCAACAAGAAGTTCAATAATTATCAAGCCTTGGGTGGACATCAGAATGCACACAAGAATGAAAGAGCAGCAGCACAAAAACAGAAGATTCTTAGCATGGCTTCTGCTTATAACAAAAATTCATATGCTGATGGGTTTGTTAATTCAAACCAATCTTATGGATTTGGTGGCAAAATATTAGGGGTGTCACCACTATCCATGACTCGTTTTAAGCCCCATTATTATAGTAATTGGTCTCATAATCATATGTCACATGTTGCATGGCCAAGGCACCAGATTTTGAATAGTGTTCAACCCACCATTCATCAGTTGCAGACTTTGATGATGGCTGATCAAGGGAGTGGATTTTATCGGCACCATAAATCATATCAACAACCTTTAAGTTTTCCTATACTTAGAGAAGGAGCAGTACTAAATTCAGGGTCGCAATCAGAGTTATTAAATCCTAGTTTATGTTATAAGGGGAATAATTTTGGTCAAGCAAGCAATTCTTCAATAATACCTCAGAATGGAATCATAGAGGGGTCTGAGGATTTGAATATCAAGACTTCTGGTGAAGCAAAAAACAGTTTTTCTTCGATGCTTGCCAATGGAGACGTGATGGAGCTTGATTTGACTCTCAAAATTTAG
- the LOC114422329 gene encoding ubiquitin carboxyl-terminal hydrolase 6-like isoform X2: MSGPDTPLAHALSLGPNIKPQHTERRKGLNIFRFVLPFLQANLFTTLLCSFLPLTTTMITVSVRWQKEIFKDVELDTTQSAYVFKCQLYDLTGVPPERQKIMVKGGLLKGQKLMMMGTADEVVKTPEKGTVFVEDLPEEEQVVAVGHTAGLFNLGNTCYMNSTLQCLHSVPELKSALTNYSHSGRNNDVDQSSHLLTIATRDLFNELDKSVKPVAPMQFWMVLRKKYPQFGQLHNGVFMQQDAEECWTQLLYTLSQSLRSLGISENPDAVKALFGIELISRIHCQESNEESSETESVYSLKCHISQEVNHLHEGIKHGLKSELEKASPVLGRSATYLKESRINALPRYLTVQFVRFFWKRESNQKAKILRKVDYPLELDVYDFCSDDLRKKLDAPRQILRNEEGKKLGLKVNEKSSVQKESDVKMSDAEGSLNGGEPSVVPMEEGEKETQMTGIYDLVAVLTHKGRSADSGHYVGWVKQENGKWIEFDDDNPKPKLEEDITRLSGGGDWHMAYIIMYKARVVSV; the protein is encoded by the exons ATGAGTGGGCCAGACACTCCTCTCGCTCACGCTCTCAGCCTCGGCCCAAATATAAAACCCCAACACACAGAAAGAAGGAAAGGCCTCAATATCTTTCGTTTCGTTTTGCCCTTTCTTCAAGCCAACCTCTTCACAACTCTTCTTTGTTCCTTTCTTCCTCTCACTACCACCATGATCACAG TAAGCGTAAGATGGCAAAAGGAGATTTTCAAAGATGTAGAACTTGACACTACCCAGTCTGCTTATGTTTTTAAATGCCAATTGTATGATTTGACTGGTGTGCCTCCtgaaagacaaaaaattatgGTCAAGGGTGGTCTTTTGAAG GGTCAAAAGCTAATGATGATGGGTACAGCTGATGAAGTTGTGAAGACTCCTGAGAAGGGAACTGTTTTTGTTGAAGATCTTCCAGAAGAAGAACAAGTAGTTGCTGTT GGACATACTGCTGGTCTTTTCAACTTGGGAAACACATGTTATATGAATTCAACATTGCAATGCCTCCATTCCGTACCTGAATTAAAGTCAGCTTTGACTAA TTATTCACATTCAGGACGAAACAACGATGTCGATCAATCTTCTCATTTGTTGACCATTGCAACCCGTGACTTGTTCAACGAGCTTGATAAAAGTGTGAAGCCTGTGGCGCCAATGCAATTTTGGATG GTATTGCGGAAAAAATATCCTCAATTTGGCCAGCTGCATAATGGAGTTTTCATGCAACAG GATGCTGAAGAATGTTGGACACAACTTCTATACACTCTCTCTCAGTCCCTCAGATCCCTTGGAATTAG tgaaaatccCGATGCTGTGAAGGCACTCTTTGGCATAGAACTTATTAGCAG GATTCATTGTCAAGAGAGTAATGAAGAAAGCTCAGAAACAGAGTCTGTTTATTCACTTAAATGCCACATATCACAGGAGGTGAACCATTTGCACGAAGGGATAAAACAT GGGTTAAAATCTGAGTTAGAAAAGGCTTCGCCTGTATTGGGCCGTAGTGCTACATACTTGAAGGAATCACGCATCAATGCCTTGCCAAG GTACTTGACTGTTCAGTTTGTCCGTTTCTTTTGGAAGAGGGAATCCAACCAAAAGGCTAAGATTTTGCGG AAAGTAGATTATCCCCTGGAGTTGGatgtttatgatttttgttCAGATGATCTTCGTAAAAAATTGGATGCTCCTAGACAG ATCCTAAGAAATGAGGAAGGCAAAAAGCTTGGTCTGAAAGTGAATGAGAAAAGCTCTGTTCAGAAGGAAAGTGATGTAAAAATGTCTGATGCTGAG GGATCATTGAATGGAGGGGAGCCATCTGTAGTTCCCATGGAGGAGG GTGAAAAGGAAACACAGATGACTGGAATTTATGATTTGGTTGCTGTATTAACCCACAAGGGCAGAAGTGCTGATTCAGGACATTATGTTGGTTGGGTCAAGCAAGAAAATG GGAAATGGATAGAGTTTGACGATGACAATCCCAAACCAAAACTCGAAGAAGACATAACTAGACTATCCGGAGGAG GTGATTGGCACATGGCGTATATAATCATGTACAAGGCTCGTGTTGTATCTGTGTAA
- the LOC114423946 gene encoding uncharacterized protein LOC114423946, whose product MREFEVQRMKESKTVKDYTDKLLGIANKIRLLGGDFADSRIVEFFLVTMPERYEASIVSLENTKDLSKITLAEVVHALQAQEHRRLIREDRVVEEALQAKHHDSGNNRKKNFKKNQPTSNENGANNQR is encoded by the coding sequence ATGAGAGAATTTGAGGTGCAAAGGATGAAAGAGTCTAAGACAGTCAAGGATTACACAGACAAATTGTTGGGTATTGCCAACAAGATAAGGTTGTTGGGTGGTGATTTTGCTGATTCCAGaatagttgaattttttttggtaacgATGCCGGAGAGGTATGAAGCATCTATAGTCTCATTGGAGAACACAAAAGATCTATCTAAGATCACATTGGCAGAAGTGGTACATGCTTTGCAAGCCCAAGAACATCGAAGGTTGATTAGAGAAGATCGTGTGGTTGAAGAAGCACTTCAAGCCAAGCATCATGACTCTGGGAACaacagaaagaaaaatttcaagaaGAACCAGCCAACAAGCAACGAAAATGGTGCAAACAACCAAAGGTaa
- the LOC114422329 gene encoding ubiquitin carboxyl-terminal hydrolase 6-like isoform X1 yields MSGPDTPLAHALSLGPNIKPQHTERRKGLNIFRFVLPFLQANLFTTLLCSFLPLTTTMITVSVRWQKEIFKDVELDTTQSAYVFKCQLYDLTGVPPERQKIMVKGGLLKDDADWSTVGVKEGQKLMMMGTADEVVKTPEKGTVFVEDLPEEEQVVAVGHTAGLFNLGNTCYMNSTLQCLHSVPELKSALTNYSHSGRNNDVDQSSHLLTIATRDLFNELDKSVKPVAPMQFWMVLRKKYPQFGQLHNGVFMQQDAEECWTQLLYTLSQSLRSLGISENPDAVKALFGIELISRIHCQESNEESSETESVYSLKCHISQEVNHLHEGIKHGLKSELEKASPVLGRSATYLKESRINALPRYLTVQFVRFFWKRESNQKAKILRKVDYPLELDVYDFCSDDLRKKLDAPRQILRNEEGKKLGLKVNEKSSVQKESDVKMSDAEGSLNGGEPSVVPMEEGEKETQMTGIYDLVAVLTHKGRSADSGHYVGWVKQENGKWIEFDDDNPKPKLEEDITRLSGGGDWHMAYIIMYKARVVSV; encoded by the exons ATGAGTGGGCCAGACACTCCTCTCGCTCACGCTCTCAGCCTCGGCCCAAATATAAAACCCCAACACACAGAAAGAAGGAAAGGCCTCAATATCTTTCGTTTCGTTTTGCCCTTTCTTCAAGCCAACCTCTTCACAACTCTTCTTTGTTCCTTTCTTCCTCTCACTACCACCATGATCACAG TAAGCGTAAGATGGCAAAAGGAGATTTTCAAAGATGTAGAACTTGACACTACCCAGTCTGCTTATGTTTTTAAATGCCAATTGTATGATTTGACTGGTGTGCCTCCtgaaagacaaaaaattatgGTCAAGGGTGGTCTTTTGAAG GATGATGCTGATTGGTCAACAGTAGGGGTGAAAGAG GGTCAAAAGCTAATGATGATGGGTACAGCTGATGAAGTTGTGAAGACTCCTGAGAAGGGAACTGTTTTTGTTGAAGATCTTCCAGAAGAAGAACAAGTAGTTGCTGTT GGACATACTGCTGGTCTTTTCAACTTGGGAAACACATGTTATATGAATTCAACATTGCAATGCCTCCATTCCGTACCTGAATTAAAGTCAGCTTTGACTAA TTATTCACATTCAGGACGAAACAACGATGTCGATCAATCTTCTCATTTGTTGACCATTGCAACCCGTGACTTGTTCAACGAGCTTGATAAAAGTGTGAAGCCTGTGGCGCCAATGCAATTTTGGATG GTATTGCGGAAAAAATATCCTCAATTTGGCCAGCTGCATAATGGAGTTTTCATGCAACAG GATGCTGAAGAATGTTGGACACAACTTCTATACACTCTCTCTCAGTCCCTCAGATCCCTTGGAATTAG tgaaaatccCGATGCTGTGAAGGCACTCTTTGGCATAGAACTTATTAGCAG GATTCATTGTCAAGAGAGTAATGAAGAAAGCTCAGAAACAGAGTCTGTTTATTCACTTAAATGCCACATATCACAGGAGGTGAACCATTTGCACGAAGGGATAAAACAT GGGTTAAAATCTGAGTTAGAAAAGGCTTCGCCTGTATTGGGCCGTAGTGCTACATACTTGAAGGAATCACGCATCAATGCCTTGCCAAG GTACTTGACTGTTCAGTTTGTCCGTTTCTTTTGGAAGAGGGAATCCAACCAAAAGGCTAAGATTTTGCGG AAAGTAGATTATCCCCTGGAGTTGGatgtttatgatttttgttCAGATGATCTTCGTAAAAAATTGGATGCTCCTAGACAG ATCCTAAGAAATGAGGAAGGCAAAAAGCTTGGTCTGAAAGTGAATGAGAAAAGCTCTGTTCAGAAGGAAAGTGATGTAAAAATGTCTGATGCTGAG GGATCATTGAATGGAGGGGAGCCATCTGTAGTTCCCATGGAGGAGG GTGAAAAGGAAACACAGATGACTGGAATTTATGATTTGGTTGCTGTATTAACCCACAAGGGCAGAAGTGCTGATTCAGGACATTATGTTGGTTGGGTCAAGCAAGAAAATG GGAAATGGATAGAGTTTGACGATGACAATCCCAAACCAAAACTCGAAGAAGACATAACTAGACTATCCGGAGGAG GTGATTGGCACATGGCGTATATAATCATGTACAAGGCTCGTGTTGTATCTGTGTAA